The proteins below come from a single Mycobacterium parmense genomic window:
- a CDS encoding alpha/beta fold hydrolase — MSTVRSNPQTVEFRGVGGITLVADEWNRAAGAADRPSILMLHGGGQNRFSWKNTGQILADDGFHVVALDSRGHGDSDRAPDADYDVETMTADVMRVLDAIGRPVALIGASMGGLTGILAAHRAGPDRVTRLVLVDVVPRFEKNGSARIRDFMVSGIDGFESLEQAADAVAAYLPYRTRPRSPEGLKKNLRLRDGRWYWHWDPAFMTKPGDDPELRTEKFEEAATSLEIPILLIRGKLSDVVSPEGVQHFLTQVPGAEFVELSNAGHTAAGDDNDAFSQAVVAFVER; from the coding sequence GTGAGCACCGTGCGCAGCAACCCCCAGACGGTCGAGTTCCGCGGTGTCGGAGGGATCACCCTGGTCGCCGACGAGTGGAACCGCGCCGCCGGCGCGGCCGACCGGCCGTCCATCCTGATGTTGCACGGCGGGGGTCAGAACCGGTTCTCCTGGAAGAACACGGGCCAGATCCTGGCCGACGACGGCTTCCACGTCGTCGCGCTGGACTCGCGGGGCCACGGCGACAGTGACCGCGCCCCCGACGCCGACTACGACGTCGAGACCATGACCGCCGACGTCATGCGGGTCCTCGACGCGATCGGCCGGCCCGTCGCACTGATCGGAGCCAGCATGGGCGGGCTGACCGGCATCCTCGCCGCCCACCGGGCCGGCCCCGATCGGGTGACCCGACTGGTGCTCGTCGACGTCGTGCCCCGCTTCGAGAAGAACGGCAGCGCCCGCATCCGCGACTTCATGGTCAGCGGCATCGACGGATTCGAGTCGCTCGAGCAGGCCGCCGACGCCGTGGCCGCCTACCTGCCGTACCGCACCCGGCCGCGGAGCCCCGAGGGACTCAAGAAGAACCTTCGCCTGCGCGACGGGCGCTGGTACTGGCATTGGGATCCGGCGTTCATGACCAAGCCCGGGGACGACCCGGAACTGCGCACCGAGAAGTTCGAGGAGGCCGCGACGAGCCTCGAGATCCCGATCTTGTTGATCCGTGGCAAGCTGTCCGACGTTGTCAGCCCCGAAGGCGTGCAACACTTCCTCACCCAGGTGCCGGGCGCGGAGTTCGTCGAACTGTCCAACGCCGGGCACACCGCGGCCGGGGACGACAACGACGCGTTCAGCCAAGCCGTGGTGGCCTTCGTCGAGCGCTGA
- a CDS encoding alpha/beta fold hydrolase, whose product MGEPGWIDVPGSAGDLKALTWGPPDAPIALCLHGFPDTPYGWRKIAPRLVESGWRVVAPFMRGYAPSSIPTDGSYHVGALMDDALRVRSAAGGTDRDVVIGHDWGAIAATGLAAMPDSPFAKAVIMSVPPAAALRRRAGAAEGARLAVRLPRQLMRSWYIMYFQLPWLPERSGQWVVPLLWRRWSPGYRAEEDLRHVDAAIGTAESWRAALGPYRATIRNTRPPARYAELNRLWTEVPVLPCLYLHGRDDGCMTVAFTRWAQKVLPAGSEVGIVESAGHFLQLEQPDKVGDLVLAFLGSPD is encoded by the coding sequence ATGGGTGAACCGGGCTGGATCGATGTACCCGGTAGCGCCGGAGACCTGAAGGCCCTCACGTGGGGACCGCCGGACGCCCCGATCGCGTTGTGCCTGCACGGCTTCCCCGACACACCCTACGGGTGGCGCAAGATCGCGCCCCGCCTCGTCGAGTCGGGGTGGCGGGTGGTGGCGCCGTTCATGCGCGGGTATGCGCCCTCGTCGATTCCCACGGACGGCAGTTACCACGTCGGTGCGCTGATGGACGACGCCTTGCGGGTGCGCTCGGCCGCGGGCGGAACGGACCGTGACGTCGTGATCGGGCACGACTGGGGGGCGATCGCCGCGACCGGACTGGCCGCGATGCCCGACAGCCCGTTCGCGAAGGCGGTGATCATGTCGGTGCCCCCGGCGGCGGCGCTGCGCCGTCGCGCGGGCGCGGCCGAGGGCGCGCGGCTTGCCGTCCGCCTGCCGCGCCAGCTGATGCGCAGCTGGTACATCATGTACTTCCAATTGCCCTGGCTGCCCGAGCGTTCCGGGCAATGGGTGGTTCCGCTGCTGTGGCGGCGGTGGTCGCCCGGCTACCGCGCCGAGGAGGATCTGCGCCACGTCGACGCCGCGATCGGGACGGCGGAGAGCTGGCGGGCCGCGCTCGGCCCGTACCGGGCCACGATCCGCAATACCCGGCCGCCGGCGCGGTATGCTGAACTCAACCGCCTGTGGACCGAGGTGCCGGTCTTGCCGTGCCTGTACCTGCACGGCCGCGACGACGGCTGCATGACAGTGGCTTTCACGCGCTGGGCACAGAAGGTGCTGCCGGCGGGCAGCGAAGTCGGCATCGTCGAAAGCGCCGGACACTTCCTACAGCTCGAACAGCCGGACAAGGTCGGCGACCTGGTGCTGGCGTTCCTCGGCTCGCCCGACTGA